The Solibacillus sp. FSL R7-0682 genome includes a window with the following:
- the atpB gene encoding F0F1 ATP synthase subunit A, which translates to MNHTAPEFDVDLGFMTLTFNLSTVMMLLVTAIVVFLIAVISTRKLALKPTGMQNFMEWIMDFVKNIIKSNMDWKTGGRFHILGITLIMFIAVANLLGLPFGGIAYGHDLWWKSPTADPTVTMTLAAMVLVLTHYYGVKMHGTGGYTKTFFQPMSFMFPLKIIEEFANTLTLGLRLYGNIYAGEILITLIAGLATTSALGFVGAIVPMMAWQGFSIFIGLIQAFIFTMLTMVYMAHKVSTDH; encoded by the coding sequence ATGAATCATACAGCTCCAGAGTTCGATGTGGATTTAGGCTTTATGACGCTTACGTTCAACTTATCTACTGTAATGATGCTTCTTGTCACAGCTATCGTCGTGTTTTTAATCGCTGTTATTTCAACTCGTAAATTAGCATTAAAACCAACTGGTATGCAGAACTTCATGGAATGGATTATGGATTTCGTGAAGAACATCATTAAAAGTAATATGGACTGGAAAACAGGTGGTCGATTCCATATTCTTGGAATCACGCTAATTATGTTCATCGCGGTTGCCAACTTACTTGGTTTACCATTTGGTGGTATCGCTTACGGACATGACTTATGGTGGAAATCACCAACTGCCGATCCAACAGTAACAATGACATTAGCAGCAATGGTTCTTGTATTAACACATTACTATGGTGTGAAAATGCATGGAACTGGAGGGTATACTAAAACATTCTTCCAACCAATGTCATTCATGTTCCCATTAAAGATTATCGAAGAGTTCGCGAATACGTTAACTCTTGGCCTACGTCTTTACGGTAACATTTATGCCGGTGAGATTTTAATCACTTTAATCGCCGGATTAGCAACAACAAGTGCTCTAGGCTTCGTTGGTGCAATCGTACCGATGATGGCATGGCAAGGTTTCTCGATCTTTATCGGGTTAATCCAAGCTTTCATTTTCACTATGTTAACAATGGTTTACATGGCTCACAAAGTGAGTACAGACCATTAA
- the atpF gene encoding F0F1 ATP synthase subunit B → MVLDYLVLGAGAEKFNTGDIIATLVIFLVLMILLKKFAWGPLMGIMQEREELVANGIDAAEKAKKETKALLEEQKSLLKEARTEAQSIIEGAKKQGEATREEIVSAARTEANRLKESAVRDIEAEKEKAIAAVREEVVSLSVLAASKVLGKEISEADNSALIKETIAKAGEAK, encoded by the coding sequence ATCGTGTTAGATTATCTAGTACTAGGAGCTGGTGCTGAAAAATTCAACACTGGCGACATCATCGCTACACTAGTTATCTTCTTAGTTTTAATGATCCTTCTTAAAAAGTTCGCTTGGGGTCCATTAATGGGCATCATGCAAGAACGTGAAGAATTAGTTGCCAACGGTATTGATGCAGCTGAAAAAGCTAAGAAAGAAACAAAAGCACTATTAGAAGAACAAAAGAGTCTTCTGAAAGAAGCTCGTACAGAAGCACAATCAATTATTGAAGGTGCTAAAAAGCAAGGCGAAGCAACTCGCGAAGAAATCGTTTCAGCTGCTCGCACTGAAGCCAATCGTTTAAAAGAGTCTGCAGTTCGTGATATCGAAGCAGAAAAAGAGAAAGCAATTGCGGCTGTTCGTGAAGAAGTCGTTTCATTATCAGTACTTGCTGCGTCTAAAGTTCTTGGGAAAGAAATTTCTGAAGCAGACAATAGCGCATTAATTAAAGAAACGATTGCGAAGGCAGGCGAAGCGAAATGA
- a CDS encoding ATP synthase subunit I, producing MLDLHHIFAMQKKALFFLLAVCALGWGFSPYDSIFAGIALGAFFGTYNFWILVRRMEKFDRSISEGTKVASIGTVLRFGSGVAAVAIAISLPQYFHLISTVIGLMIPYVFLVIERIVHYTKSR from the coding sequence ATGCTAGATTTGCATCACATTTTTGCAATGCAGAAGAAAGCGTTATTTTTTTTGCTTGCTGTTTGTGCGTTAGGCTGGGGATTTTCGCCATATGATTCGATATTTGCTGGTATAGCCCTGGGTGCGTTCTTTGGTACGTATAACTTTTGGATATTGGTTCGACGTATGGAAAAATTTGACCGTTCCATTAGTGAAGGGACAAAAGTAGCATCTATCGGTACAGTACTTCGCTTCGGATCAGGTGTTGCCGCAGTCGCAATCGCAATATCGTTGCCACAATATTTTCACTTAATAAGCACGGTCATTGGGCTTATGATTCCGTACGTCTTTTTAGTAATAGAAAGAATTGTACATTACACAAAAAGCCGTTAA
- the atpE gene encoding F0F1 ATP synthase subunit C, giving the protein MVGSVGLLAAAIAIGLAALGAGIGNGLIVSKTVEGIARQPEARGVLQTTMFIGVALVEALPIIAVVVAFIVMNQ; this is encoded by the coding sequence ATGGTAGGTTCAGTAGGTTTATTAGCAGCAGCAATCGCAATCGGTTTAGCAGCATTAGGTGCAGGTATTGGTAACGGTTTAATCGTTTCTAAAACAGTAGAAGGTATCGCTCGTCAACCAGAAGCTCGTGGCGTTCTTCAAACTACAATGTTCATCGGGGTTGCGTTAGTAGAAGCATTACCGATCATCGCAGTAGTAGTAGCATTCATCGTAATGAACCAATAA
- a CDS encoding F0F1 ATP synthase subunit delta, translated as MSQSTVANRYAQAIFESAQQQNILAEVGSDLQELKKVLASNDEFFALLSAPKISSDRKKELVAQILSGAQPIVVNMIQFLIEKKRLNELTAVADQFQALAAAAQGTADAKVYSTRELTAEERAEVSAAFAKLVGKEQLNITNIIDASLIGGVRVQIGNYIFDSTVASKLEGLKRVLVG; from the coding sequence ATGAGTCAATCGACTGTAGCAAATCGTTATGCACAAGCAATTTTCGAGTCAGCACAACAACAAAACATTCTTGCTGAAGTAGGTTCAGATTTACAAGAGCTTAAAAAGGTATTAGCTTCAAACGATGAGTTTTTTGCATTACTTAGTGCTCCAAAAATCTCTTCTGACCGCAAGAAAGAGCTTGTTGCTCAAATTTTATCTGGCGCTCAACCAATCGTTGTAAACATGATTCAATTCTTAATTGAAAAGAAACGTTTAAATGAATTAACGGCTGTAGCTGATCAGTTCCAAGCATTAGCAGCTGCTGCCCAAGGCACTGCAGATGCAAAAGTATACTCTACTCGCGAATTAACAGCTGAAGAACGTGCAGAAGTTTCTGCCGCATTTGCTAAATTAGTGGGTAAAGAGCAACTTAACATTACAAACATTATCGATGCGTCATTAATTGGTGGCGTACGCGTTCAAATCGGCAACTATATTTTTGACAGCACTGTAGCTTCTAAGCTAGAAGGCTTAAAACGTGTATTAGTCGGCTAA
- the wecB gene encoding non-hydrolyzing UDP-N-acetylglucosamine 2-epimerase — MTKKYKVMTIFGTRPEAIKMAPLVIELQKYTDQIESIVTVTAQHRQMLDQVLETFKIQPDYDLNIMKDRQTLVDVATNALIGLDRVMKEAKPDIVLVHGDTATTFIGSLAAFYNQIAIGHVEAGLRTGKKYSPYPEEMNRQLTGVMADLHFAPTEQSRENLLKENKLDEAIFVTGNTAIDALKTTVSKEYTHSVLEKIGTDRMILLTAHRRENLGEPMRNMFRAIMRLLAEHDDIQVVYPVHMNPAVREVANEILGDNPRVHLIEPLEVFDFHNFAARSFMILTDSGGVQEEAPSLGKPVLVLRDTTERPEGIAAGTLKLAGTDENVIYTMAKELLTDKAAYEAMAHASNPYGDGFASQRIVEALLKFANKQ, encoded by the coding sequence ATGACGAAAAAATACAAAGTAATGACGATTTTTGGGACACGCCCGGAAGCCATTAAAATGGCACCACTCGTAATAGAATTGCAAAAGTATACAGATCAAATTGAATCAATCGTGACAGTAACTGCTCAGCATCGCCAAATGCTAGACCAAGTGTTAGAAACATTTAAAATTCAACCTGATTACGACTTAAACATTATGAAGGATCGTCAAACATTGGTGGATGTAGCTACAAATGCATTAATTGGTCTAGATCGTGTCATGAAAGAAGCAAAGCCGGACATCGTTTTAGTACACGGAGATACAGCTACAACATTTATCGGAAGTTTAGCTGCATTTTACAATCAAATCGCAATCGGCCACGTGGAAGCAGGGCTTCGTACTGGTAAAAAATATTCGCCATACCCAGAAGAAATGAACCGCCAGCTTACAGGCGTAATGGCTGACCTTCATTTTGCCCCAACAGAACAGTCTCGTGAAAACCTACTAAAGGAAAATAAATTAGATGAGGCAATTTTTGTTACGGGAAATACGGCGATTGATGCATTAAAAACGACAGTTAGTAAAGAATATACACATTCGGTGCTAGAAAAAATAGGCACAGATCGCATGATTTTGTTAACTGCCCACCGTCGTGAAAATTTAGGTGAACCAATGCGCAACATGTTCCGTGCTATAATGCGCTTGTTAGCAGAGCATGATGATATTCAGGTTGTCTATCCAGTACACATGAATCCAGCTGTTCGTGAAGTCGCAAATGAAATTTTAGGGGACAACCCACGTGTACATTTAATCGAACCATTAGAAGTATTCGATTTCCACAACTTTGCAGCACGTTCATTTATGATTTTAACGGATTCAGGTGGCGTACAAGAAGAAGCACCTTCATTAGGGAAGCCAGTTCTTGTTTTACGTGATACAACTGAGCGACCAGAAGGTATTGCTGCGGGTACTTTAAAGTTAGCTGGTACAGATGAGAATGTTATTTATACAATGGCGAAGGAATTATTAACAGATAAAGCAGCATATGAGGCAATGGCTCATGCATCCAACCCATACGGGGACGGATTCGCCTCTCAACGTATCGTAGAAGCGTTGTTAAAATTTGCAAATAAACAATAA